One Streptomyces fagopyri DNA window includes the following coding sequences:
- a CDS encoding SigB/SigF/SigG family RNA polymerase sigma factor — translation MHTTVSTRHHPHDDAPDTGEAFARLARLADGPEREALRDEIVRAWLPMAQRVAGRYRGRGEAVEDLVQVAALGLLKAVDRYDPARGNAFESYAVPTVTGEIKRHFRDHMWMLHVPRRVQEVRARVRTALKELSQTTPGRQPTVAEIAACAHLDEDDVRLGLEALDCFATLSLDAELPGEDDGCALADTLGELDAGFDLVIDREAVKPALRGLPERERTILYLRYFRGMTQLGIAEQLGISQMHVSRLLSTCCSTLREQLLTEAA, via the coding sequence ATGCACACCACGGTCAGCACGAGGCATCACCCGCACGACGACGCCCCCGACACCGGCGAGGCCTTCGCGCGGCTCGCGCGGCTTGCCGACGGACCCGAGCGGGAGGCGCTGCGGGACGAGATCGTCCGGGCCTGGCTGCCCATGGCGCAGCGCGTCGCCGGCCGGTACCGGGGCAGGGGAGAGGCCGTGGAGGACCTCGTGCAGGTCGCCGCGCTCGGCCTGCTCAAGGCCGTCGACCGCTACGACCCGGCCCGGGGCAACGCCTTCGAGAGCTACGCCGTCCCGACCGTCACCGGCGAGATAAAACGACACTTCCGCGACCACATGTGGATGCTGCACGTGCCGCGCCGCGTCCAGGAAGTGCGTGCCAGGGTCCGTACGGCGCTCAAGGAGCTCTCGCAGACCACACCGGGCCGGCAGCCCACCGTCGCCGAGATCGCCGCGTGCGCGCATCTGGACGAGGACGACGTACGCCTCGGGCTCGAAGCCCTGGACTGCTTCGCCACCCTCTCGCTGGACGCCGAACTGCCCGGCGAGGACGACGGATGCGCGCTGGCCGACACGCTGGGCGAGCTGGACGCCGGATTCGACCTGGTCATCGACCGGGAGGCGGTCAAGCCCGCGCTGCGCGGCCTCCCGGAACGCGAGCGCACCATCCTCTACCTGCGCTACTTCCGCGGAATGACCCAGCTCGGCATCGCCGAGCAGCTCGGGATCTCGCAGATGCACGTCTCGCGACTGCTCAGCACCTGCTGCAGCACTCTGCGCGAGCAGCTGCTCACCGAGGCGGCGTAG
- the hypF gene encoding carbamoyltransferase HypF, producing MSEPRSPAAVPGGTPLRRRVLVRGVVQGVGFRPYVYTLATGLDLRGHVTNTPEGVVAEVEGTPGAVARFCERIAVHAPPLARVESVDHHEVPRTGDTAFSILASRTDGPARTLIPPDTATCAACLRELADPDDRRHRHPFVNCTHCGPRFTIVTGLPYDRAHTTMAGFPMCPDCAREYADPADRRFHAQPVACPACGPRLRLLVPRPGDAGPPRPDTRDDPVAEARRLLADGAVLAVKGLGGYHLACDATNPDAVALLRRRKARGDKPFAVMARGPDDIGHLVRIGAEERALLTGATRPIVLLRRLGAARTPHAPWPAASVAPGSPDLGVMLPYTPLHHLLLGLPGDADGARLLVMTSGNLSGEPIVTDDEEALRRLAHLADAWLTHDRPIHVPCDDSVLRVCDGEPLMVRRARGYAPLPLTLPVPVRPALAVGGDLKNALCLGEGHHAWLSAHIGDMDDLATQRAFERAVAQLESITPVRPELLAADRHPGYRSARWADRNAAGRPVVRVQHHHAHVAAAMAEAGLDGSRPVLGVAFDGTGYGDDGAVWGGEFLLADYDGFVRFGHLAYVPLPGGDAAVHRPYRMALAHLRAAGIDWSGDLACTSACPPDERVVLARQLERDLNCVPTSSMGRLFDAVSSLTGVCHRSGYEAQAAVELEAAALTASAGDTGTYGFALRSAEPERAVQPGGGARTDTVSLPTGPAPVSADGGVVVVEPASVLADGGVVVAGPASVRAERRTVLSAPTPVPVRQLSVPAGPAPVLADPAPVFAAIVGDLRAGVAPGLVAARFHRGVAALVHRLCVLARERHGVDTVALTGGVFANSLLSSACAAALRADGFTVLRHHLVPPGDGGLALGQLVVAARAEERTPATG from the coding sequence GTGAGCGAACCGCGGTCCCCGGCCGCGGTCCCCGGCGGGACACCGCTACGCCGCCGGGTCCTCGTACGGGGCGTGGTCCAGGGCGTCGGCTTCCGCCCGTACGTCTACACCCTCGCCACGGGCCTCGACCTGCGCGGGCACGTCACCAACACCCCTGAAGGCGTCGTCGCCGAGGTCGAGGGGACGCCCGGGGCCGTCGCCCGGTTCTGCGAGCGGATCGCGGTGCACGCGCCGCCGCTGGCCCGCGTGGAGTCCGTCGACCACCACGAGGTGCCCCGCACCGGGGACACCGCGTTCAGCATCCTCGCCTCCCGCACCGACGGCCCGGCCCGGACGCTGATCCCGCCGGACACCGCCACCTGCGCCGCGTGCCTGCGCGAACTCGCCGACCCCGACGACCGGCGCCACCGCCACCCGTTCGTCAACTGCACCCATTGCGGCCCCCGGTTCACCATCGTCACCGGCCTGCCCTACGACCGCGCCCACACCACCATGGCCGGCTTCCCGATGTGCCCCGACTGCGCGCGCGAGTACGCCGATCCCGCCGACCGTCGCTTCCACGCGCAGCCCGTCGCCTGCCCCGCCTGCGGTCCCCGGCTGCGCCTGCTCGTCCCCCGGCCGGGCGACGCCGGACCGCCGCGGCCGGACACGCGGGACGACCCGGTCGCCGAGGCCCGCCGGCTGCTGGCGGACGGCGCGGTCCTCGCGGTCAAGGGACTGGGCGGCTACCACCTGGCCTGCGACGCCACGAACCCCGACGCCGTCGCCCTGCTGCGCCGCCGGAAGGCCCGAGGGGACAAACCGTTCGCGGTCATGGCCCGCGGCCCCGACGACATCGGGCACCTCGTGCGTATCGGCGCCGAGGAGCGCGCCCTGCTCACCGGTGCCACCCGCCCCATCGTGCTGCTGCGCCGCCTCGGCGCCGCGCGCACCCCGCACGCCCCGTGGCCGGCCGCGTCCGTCGCACCCGGCAGCCCCGACCTCGGCGTGATGCTGCCGTACACCCCCCTGCACCACCTGCTTCTCGGCCTGCCCGGCGACGCCGACGGTGCCCGCCTGCTCGTCATGACCAGCGGCAACCTCTCGGGTGAACCGATCGTCACCGACGACGAGGAGGCGCTGCGGCGGCTGGCTCACCTCGCCGACGCCTGGCTCACCCACGACCGGCCGATCCATGTGCCCTGCGACGACTCGGTGCTGCGGGTGTGTGACGGGGAGCCGCTCATGGTGCGCCGCGCCCGCGGGTACGCGCCGCTGCCACTGACGCTCCCGGTGCCGGTGCGGCCGGCTCTCGCCGTCGGCGGCGACCTCAAGAACGCGCTGTGTCTCGGCGAGGGCCACCACGCCTGGCTGTCCGCCCACATCGGCGACATGGACGACCTCGCCACCCAGCGGGCCTTCGAGCGGGCCGTCGCGCAACTGGAGTCGATCACCCCGGTGCGGCCGGAGCTGCTGGCGGCCGACCGGCATCCCGGCTACCGCTCCGCCCGCTGGGCCGACCGGAACGCGGCGGGGCGGCCCGTCGTGCGGGTCCAGCACCATCACGCCCATGTGGCCGCCGCGATGGCGGAGGCGGGCCTCGACGGCAGCCGTCCGGTGCTCGGCGTGGCCTTCGACGGCACGGGGTACGGCGACGACGGAGCGGTGTGGGGCGGCGAGTTCCTGCTCGCGGACTACGACGGCTTCGTCCGGTTCGGGCACCTCGCCTACGTGCCGCTGCCCGGTGGTGACGCCGCCGTGCACCGGCCGTACCGGATGGCGCTCGCGCATCTGCGGGCGGCCGGGATCGACTGGTCCGGCGACCTGGCCTGCACGTCGGCCTGCCCACCCGACGAACGCGTCGTTCTGGCACGGCAGTTGGAGCGCGACCTGAACTGTGTCCCGACCTCCAGCATGGGCCGGCTCTTCGACGCCGTGTCCTCCCTGACCGGTGTCTGCCACCGGTCCGGGTACGAGGCCCAGGCGGCGGTCGAACTGGAGGCCGCCGCGCTGACGGCGTCCGCCGGGGACACCGGGACGTACGGGTTCGCGCTGCGGAGCGCGGAACCGGAGCGGGCGGTCCAGCCGGGCGGCGGCGCGCGGACGGACACGGTATCCCTCCCGACCGGCCCCGCGCCCGTCTCGGCGGACGGGGGAGTCGTCGTGGTCGAGCCTGCGTCTGTCTTGGCGGACGGGGGAGTCGTCGTGGCAGGCCCCGCGTCCGTCCGGGCGGAGCGGAGAACCGTCCTGAGCGCCCCGACGCCTGTGCCCGTCCGTCAGCTGTCCGTCCCCGCCGGCCCGGCGCCCGTCCTGGCGGACCCGGCACCCGTGTTCGCGGCGATCGTCGGCGATCTGCGCGCGGGCGTGGCGCCGGGTCTGGTCGCGGCCCGCTTCCACCGGGGCGTCGCCGCACTCGTCCATCGCCTCTGCGTGCTGGCACGGGAGCGGCACGGAGTGGACACGGTCGCCCTGACCGGCGGTGTCTTCGCCAACTCCCTGCTGTCCTCGGCCTGCGCCGCGGCGCTGCGCGCGGACGGCTTCACGGTCCTGCGCCACCACCTGGTGCCGCCGGGGGACGGCGGTCTGGCCCTGGGCCAGCTGGTGGTGGCCGCCCGCGCCGAGGAACGGACCCCGGCCACCGGCTGA
- the hypB gene encoding hydrogenase nickel incorporation protein HypB — translation MCRVVDLQQAVLAKNDESAHTLRAELAARGTTVVNLLSSPGSGKTALLERELELARQRSVPVAALTADLATENDAVRLARSGVPVKQVLTDGLCHLEADMLRRHVEGWLPDRTRLLFVENVGNLVCPASYDLGETLRVVLASVTEGEDKPLKYPTAFGLAHLVVVTKTDIAEAVEFDEAAFRANVERVNPGVEVLLTSVRRDLGIGTLLDRALAAADGATPHAPVMAHRPDASAHAGAAPHHHEHPDGTGAMAHFPS, via the coding sequence ATGTGCCGTGTGGTCGACCTTCAGCAGGCCGTACTCGCCAAGAACGACGAGAGCGCGCACACCCTGCGCGCCGAGCTGGCCGCCCGCGGCACCACCGTCGTCAACCTGCTCTCCAGTCCCGGCAGCGGGAAGACGGCCCTGCTGGAGCGCGAACTGGAGCTGGCCCGGCAGCGGTCCGTGCCGGTCGCGGCGCTCACCGCCGACCTCGCCACCGAGAACGACGCGGTGCGGCTCGCACGCTCGGGCGTCCCGGTCAAGCAGGTCCTCACCGACGGGCTGTGCCACCTGGAGGCCGACATGCTCCGCCGCCACGTCGAGGGCTGGCTGCCCGACCGCACCCGGCTGCTGTTCGTGGAGAACGTCGGCAACCTCGTCTGCCCGGCCTCCTACGACCTGGGGGAGACCCTGCGCGTCGTCCTCGCCTCCGTCACGGAGGGCGAGGACAAACCCCTCAAGTACCCCACCGCCTTCGGCCTCGCCCACCTGGTCGTCGTCACCAAGACCGACATCGCCGAGGCCGTCGAGTTCGACGAGGCGGCCTTCCGCGCGAACGTCGAACGCGTCAACCCCGGCGTCGAGGTGCTGCTGACCTCGGTGCGCCGGGACCTCGGGATCGGGACCCTGCTCGACCGGGCGCTCGCGGCCGCGGACGGCGCCACCCCGCACGCCCCCGTCATGGCCCACCGCCCGGACGCCTCCGCGCACGCCGGAGCCGCTCCCCACCACCACGAGCACCCCGACGGCACCGGCGCCATGGCGCACTTCCCGTCGTGA
- a CDS encoding HypC/HybG/HupF family hydrogenase formation chaperone, which translates to MCLAVPGRVLDIEERDGTRMANVDFGGVVKEVCLEYLPDLQVGEYAIVHVGFALQRLDEESAKQTLELFATLGMLQEEFGDPWEMAAEAGGTLPPEGEGARL; encoded by the coding sequence ATGTGCCTGGCGGTACCCGGCAGAGTGCTGGACATCGAGGAACGGGACGGTACCCGGATGGCCAACGTCGATTTCGGCGGTGTGGTCAAGGAGGTGTGCCTGGAGTACCTGCCCGACCTCCAGGTCGGCGAGTACGCCATCGTCCACGTCGGATTCGCCCTCCAGCGGCTGGACGAGGAGTCGGCGAAGCAGACGCTGGAACTGTTCGCCACCCTCGGCATGCTGCAGGAGGAGTTCGGCGACCCCTGGGAAATGGCCGCGGAGGCGGGCGGAACCCTGCCGCCCGAGGGAGAGGGTGCGCGGCTGTGA
- the hypE gene encoding hydrogenase expression/formation protein HypE: MPVLDPAAWTCPAPLRDQPRVVMGHGGGGALSAELVQHIFAPAFGGGVLAQMGDAAALSLGGVRMAFSTDSFVVRPLFFPGGSIGDLAVNGTVNDLAMSGARAAYLSCGFILEEGVEMETVARVAEALGAAARTAGVEIATGDTKVVESGHGDGIYINTAGIGLIPAGVDLRPQRVVPGDVVMVSGAIGVHGVAVMSVREGLEFGVEIESDCAALGGLVDAMLAVTPDLHVLRDPTRGGLAASLNEIAAASGTGVVIRERDVPVPPAVANACAVLGLDPLYVANEGKLVAFVPRAHADAVLDAMRAHPLGAGATVVGEVVADHPGMVVARTGLGGTRVVDMPIGEQLPRIC, encoded by the coding sequence ATGCCCGTCCTCGACCCCGCGGCCTGGACCTGCCCGGCCCCGCTGCGCGACCAGCCCCGTGTCGTCATGGGGCACGGCGGGGGCGGGGCGCTCTCCGCCGAACTCGTCCAGCACATTTTCGCGCCCGCCTTCGGCGGCGGCGTGCTCGCCCAGATGGGCGACGCCGCCGCCCTGTCGCTGGGCGGTGTCCGGATGGCCTTCTCCACCGACTCGTTCGTGGTGCGGCCGCTGTTCTTCCCCGGCGGCAGCATCGGCGATCTCGCCGTCAACGGCACCGTCAACGACCTCGCCATGAGCGGCGCCCGGGCCGCGTACCTCTCCTGCGGCTTCATCCTGGAGGAGGGCGTCGAGATGGAGACGGTCGCCCGCGTCGCCGAGGCGCTCGGTGCCGCCGCGCGCACCGCGGGCGTGGAGATCGCGACCGGGGACACCAAGGTCGTGGAGTCCGGCCACGGCGACGGGATCTACATCAACACGGCCGGGATCGGGCTCATCCCGGCGGGAGTCGACCTGCGTCCGCAGCGGGTCGTACCCGGCGACGTCGTGATGGTCAGCGGCGCGATCGGTGTGCACGGCGTGGCCGTCATGAGCGTCCGTGAGGGCCTGGAGTTCGGGGTGGAGATCGAGAGCGACTGCGCGGCGCTCGGCGGGCTGGTCGACGCCATGCTCGCGGTCACCCCGGACCTGCACGTGCTGCGCGACCCCACCAGAGGCGGCCTCGCGGCCTCCTTGAACGAGATCGCCGCCGCCTCGGGCACCGGGGTCGTCATCCGGGAGCGCGACGTCCCGGTCCCGCCCGCGGTCGCGAACGCCTGCGCCGTGCTGGGGCTCGACCCCCTGTATGTCGCCAACGAGGGCAAGTTGGTGGCCTTCGTTCCCCGCGCGCACGCCGACGCCGTGCTCGACGCGATGCGCGCCCACCCGCTGGGTGCCGGAGCGACGGTCGTCGGCGAGGTGGTGGCCGATCATCCGGGCATGGTGGTCGCCCGTACCGGGCTGGGCGGCACGCGGGTGGTCGACATGCCGATCGGGGAGCAGCTGCCGAGGATCTGCTGA
- the hypA gene encoding hydrogenase maturation nickel metallochaperone HypA translates to MHEMSIALAVIGQVEEAAERAGDVTAVRSVRLQVGELAGVVPDSLSFCFELACAGTLLEGAELVTETVPGRARCAPCADEWAVGMPPLLTCPRCGGAGTDLTAGRELRILSVQWEDGPTHAHLREPIPEER, encoded by the coding sequence ATGCACGAGATGTCCATCGCGCTGGCCGTGATCGGCCAGGTGGAAGAAGCGGCGGAACGGGCCGGTGACGTCACGGCCGTGCGCTCGGTACGGCTCCAGGTCGGCGAACTCGCCGGTGTCGTCCCCGACTCCCTGTCCTTCTGCTTCGAACTGGCCTGCGCCGGGACCCTGCTCGAAGGCGCCGAACTGGTCACCGAGACGGTGCCCGGACGCGCCCGCTGCGCGCCCTGCGCCGACGAATGGGCCGTCGGGATGCCGCCCCTGCTGACCTGCCCGCGATGCGGTGGAGCCGGCACCGACCTGACGGCGGGCCGCGAACTGCGGATCCTCAGCGTGCAGTGGGAGGACGGACCCACGCACGCGCACCTTCGCGAACCGATCCCCGAGGAGCGCTGA
- a CDS encoding DUF6893 family small protein — MIKTLVGGVAAAVVAAVLVQSLPDIRRYLRMRSM, encoded by the coding sequence ATGATCAAGACCCTCGTCGGCGGCGTGGCCGCGGCCGTCGTCGCCGCCGTCCTCGTGCAGTCCCTGCCCGACATCAGGCGCTACCTGAGGATGCGCAGCATGTGA
- the hypD gene encoding hydrogenase formation protein HypD: MKYIDEFQDPDLARRLLDDIHSTVTRPWALMEVCGGQTHTIIRHGIDQLLPDQVELIHGPGCPVCVTPLEVIDKALEIASRPGVIFCSFGDMLRVPGTGRDLFQVRGAGGDVRVVYSPLDALRIAQQNPDREVVFFGIGFETTAPPNAMTVYQARRLGIRNFSLLVSHVRVPPAIEAIMQSPSCRVQGFLAAGHVCSVMGVEEYPELAERHRVPIVVTGFEPLDILEGVRRTVAQLERGEHTVDNAYPRAVRPEGNAAARAMLEDVFEVTDRAWRGIGVIPDSGWRLSAKYRDHDAEHRFSVEGIQTREPAECRSGEVLQGLLKPHECEAFGTLCTPRTPLGATMVSSEGACAAYYLYRRLDLTPAAREATPVV; this comes from the coding sequence GTGAAGTACATCGACGAGTTCCAGGACCCGGACCTGGCGCGCCGGCTGCTCGACGACATCCATTCCACGGTGACCAGGCCGTGGGCGCTGATGGAGGTCTGCGGCGGACAGACGCACACCATCATCCGACACGGCATCGATCAACTCCTGCCCGATCAGGTCGAGTTGATTCACGGCCCCGGCTGTCCGGTGTGCGTCACACCGCTGGAGGTGATCGACAAGGCGCTGGAGATCGCCTCCCGCCCCGGGGTGATCTTCTGTTCCTTCGGCGACATGCTCCGGGTACCCGGCACCGGACGTGACCTGTTCCAGGTGCGGGGAGCGGGCGGCGACGTGCGGGTCGTCTACTCGCCGCTGGACGCCCTGCGGATCGCCCAGCAGAACCCGGACCGGGAGGTGGTCTTCTTCGGCATCGGGTTCGAGACGACCGCGCCGCCCAACGCCATGACGGTGTACCAGGCCCGCAGACTCGGCATCAGGAACTTCAGTCTGCTGGTGTCCCACGTGCGTGTACCCCCGGCCATCGAGGCGATCATGCAGTCGCCGAGCTGCCGGGTCCAGGGCTTCCTGGCGGCGGGACACGTGTGCAGCGTGATGGGTGTGGAGGAGTACCCGGAACTCGCGGAGCGCCACCGGGTGCCGATCGTGGTGACCGGATTCGAGCCGCTGGACATCCTCGAAGGCGTACGCCGGACCGTGGCGCAGCTGGAGCGCGGCGAGCACACCGTCGACAACGCCTACCCCCGCGCCGTCCGCCCGGAGGGGAACGCGGCCGCGCGGGCCATGCTGGAGGACGTCTTCGAGGTCACCGACCGGGCGTGGCGCGGTATCGGCGTGATTCCCGACAGCGGCTGGCGGCTGTCCGCCAAGTACCGTGACCACGACGCCGAGCACCGTTTCTCGGTCGAGGGCATCCAGACCAGGGAACCGGCCGAGTGCCGCAGCGGCGAGGTCCTCCAGGGCCTGCTCAAGCCGCACGAGTGCGAGGCGTTCGGAACCCTCTGCACCCCCCGCACCCCGCTCGGGGCCACCATGGTCTCCAGCGAGGGCGCCTGCGCCGCCTACTACCTCTACCGGCGCCTGGACCTCACCCCCGCCGCCCGGGAGGCGACCCCCGTTGTCTGA
- a CDS encoding COG4705 family protein, producing MSTEHLTSRRRTTTATHVASKVPEVTVCFWVIKVLTTGMGETASDFLAQRLGPVPAVGLGGLALAASLALQLTARRYVAWIYWTAIVMVSVFGTMAADILHVGLGVPYTISTPLFMLALAAVFVLWYASERTLSIHSIRTRRRELFYWATVSATFALGTAAGDLSATVGLGYLGSAVLYAVAIAVPAVLHRWSTLGAVAAFWSAYVITRPLGASVADWMALGHTRGGLGLGLGPVTLSWTVAIIGFVAYLAVSRADVRDTPHPASGAE from the coding sequence ATGAGCACAGAGCACCTCACCTCCCGTCGTCGCACCACCACCGCCACCCACGTGGCGAGCAAGGTCCCGGAAGTCACCGTCTGCTTCTGGGTGATCAAGGTGCTGACCACGGGCATGGGTGAGACCGCCTCGGACTTCCTCGCGCAGAGGCTCGGGCCCGTCCCCGCGGTCGGCCTCGGCGGCCTGGCCCTCGCGGCCTCGCTGGCACTCCAGCTCACCGCCCGCCGCTACGTCGCCTGGATCTACTGGACGGCGATCGTCATGGTCAGCGTGTTCGGCACCATGGCGGCGGACATCCTGCACGTCGGCCTCGGCGTGCCGTACACGATCTCGACCCCGTTGTTCATGCTCGCGCTGGCGGCGGTCTTCGTCCTCTGGTACGCGAGCGAGCGCACGCTCTCCATCCACAGCATCCGCACCCGTAGGCGCGAACTCTTCTACTGGGCCACCGTGTCGGCCACCTTCGCGCTCGGTACCGCCGCCGGGGACCTCTCCGCCACGGTCGGCCTCGGTTACCTGGGCTCAGCCGTGCTGTACGCCGTCGCCATCGCCGTCCCGGCCGTCCTGCACCGCTGGAGCACCCTCGGCGCGGTGGCCGCCTTCTGGTCGGCGTACGTCATCACCCGCCCGCTCGGCGCCTCGGTCGCCGACTGGATGGCCCTCGGTCACACACGCGGCGGCCTCGGACTCGGGCTGGGTCCCGTGACTCTGTCCTGGACCGTCGCCATCATCGGGTTCGTCGCCTACCTCGCCGTCTCCCGTGCCGACGTCCGGGACACCCCGCACCCGGCGTCCGGCGCCGAATGA
- a CDS encoding hydrogenase maturation protease: MSAAPDRPRPESGRVLVAGIGNVFLGDDGFGVETARALTARQLPAHVEVVDIGVRGVHLAYQVLDGYDTLILVDATARGEAPGTLYVIEHDGPEGDAPPGAVLDGHRMTPDTVLALLGTLCAGTGGQPPRRTLVLGCEPATVEEGMGLSPPVAAAVPEAVRLIEELLRADEPGESAPRATVGEAAKVGEAAK, translated from the coding sequence GTGAGCGCCGCCCCGGACCGGCCCCGCCCGGAGAGCGGCCGGGTCCTCGTCGCCGGCATCGGCAACGTCTTCCTCGGCGACGACGGCTTCGGCGTCGAGACCGCGCGCGCCCTGACCGCGCGACAACTGCCCGCCCACGTCGAGGTCGTGGACATCGGCGTACGGGGAGTCCATCTCGCCTACCAGGTGCTGGACGGCTACGACACCCTGATCCTGGTCGACGCCACCGCGCGCGGCGAGGCACCCGGCACCCTCTACGTCATCGAACACGACGGTCCCGAAGGGGACGCGCCGCCCGGCGCGGTCCTCGACGGACACCGCATGACCCCCGACACCGTGCTCGCCCTGCTGGGAACCCTCTGCGCCGGAACCGGCGGACAGCCGCCCCGGCGCACCCTGGTGCTCGGCTGCGAACCGGCCACGGTGGAGGAGGGCATGGGCCTCAGCCCGCCGGTCGCCGCCGCCGTACCGGAGGCCGTCCGGCTGATCGAGGAACTGCTGCGGGCCGACGAGCCGGGAGAGTCCGCGCCGCGGGCCACGGTCGGCGAAGCCGCGAAGGTCGGCGAAGCCGCGAAGTGA
- a CDS encoding ABC transporter permease, translated as MTAPPDDCLARNEWICGTYLTTRRQILLDAVAQHLQLTVLAVLLGLVIALPLAVLARRWGWAAGPVLAVTTILYTVPSLAMFSLLLPVYGLSAALVVAGLVLYSLTLLVRNILAGLRAVPEETRQAARGLGYGPVRLLLTVELPLAVPAAMAGLRIATVSAVSLVTVGAIVGFGGLGNLIYAGMNTYFKAQVLTASLLCVVIAVAADLLLLGVQWLITPWTRGARG; from the coding sequence ATGACGGCGCCTCCGGACGACTGCCTCGCCCGCAACGAGTGGATCTGCGGTACGTATCTGACCACCCGACGCCAGATCCTTCTCGACGCCGTCGCCCAGCACCTGCAGCTCACCGTGCTCGCCGTCCTCCTGGGACTCGTGATCGCCCTGCCGCTGGCCGTTCTCGCCCGCCGCTGGGGCTGGGCCGCCGGCCCGGTGCTCGCGGTGACCACCATCCTCTACACCGTCCCGTCACTGGCGATGTTCTCGCTGCTCCTGCCCGTGTACGGACTGTCGGCCGCACTCGTCGTCGCCGGCCTCGTCCTCTATTCGCTGACCCTTCTCGTACGGAACATCCTCGCGGGGCTTCGCGCCGTTCCCGAGGAGACCCGGCAGGCCGCGCGCGGTCTGGGATACGGGCCCGTCCGGCTGCTGCTCACCGTGGAACTGCCGCTCGCCGTGCCCGCCGCCATGGCCGGACTGCGGATCGCCACCGTGTCGGCCGTCTCACTGGTCACCGTCGGCGCGATCGTCGGGTTCGGGGGCCTCGGCAACCTCATCTACGCGGGCATGAACACCTACTTCAAGGCCCAGGTGCTCACCGCCTCCCTGCTGTGCGTCGTCATCGCCGTGGCGGCCGACCTCCTGCTGCTCGGGGTGCAGTGGCTCATCACCCCCTGGACACGCGGGGCCCGCGGATGA